The Agrobacterium vitis sequence GAAGCGCGGCCATGTCACTATCCACGCAAACGGTGCGACGGTGGCCAATCTGCTGGCACCTACACTGGCCGATTTCAGTCTGGTCTATCCCAATATTCGGTTTTCGGTGACCATTTCCAGCGCCGGTCAGGCGATGGAGGCCTTGTCGAGCGCCAAGGCGGACATGGCCGTTACCCTGTTTTCAGAGCCTGATCCGGGTATAAGGGTGCGGGCACGGGCGCAAATCATTTATGATGTCATCGCTGCCAGCCACCATCCGGCCGCGCGCCTGGTGGAAATGACCGTCACCGAGCTTGCCCGCTTTCCACTGGCGGTGCCGGATGGGTCCTTTGGTGCGCGCCGCGCCTTCGATGCTTGGTTTTCCAAGGCCGGTCTGGAGCTTGATCCGGTCTTCGTGACCGGCTCGCTGGAAATGCAGCGTGAACTGGTGTTGCGCGGTGCAGCCCTGACGCTGCTGCCAGCCCAGACGGTGGCGCGTGAGCGCCGGTCCGGCGAGCTGGTGGTTATCCCGATTGCCGGTGGGGCGGGTATCCGCACACCCATCGATCTGTGCGTCGCCGGTGACCGGCAATTGTCGTTTGCTGCTTCCAAGCTGGTGGATGCGGTTGAGCGGTTCATGCGCGAGCAGATGGGGAAATGAAGAATTGCGTGTAGCGTTTTGCGCTCCACGCAGAACACAAAAAACCGCATTGTGTGGTTGCTTGCGAAATGACAATATTTTCGGCAATGACGCCACCCGTGGTAAACACGGAAAAACGAGCGTTCACGAAGGGGAATTTGACGATGGTTCATGCACGCTTTTTCAAGCCGGGCACTTTGCGTTGCATCGCGTTGATGACGCTGGCGGCGACGACAGTGTCGCTTGTCGGCCCCGGCCTGGCGACGGCGGCCCAGAGGACGCTGACACTCGGCATGAATATCGAGCCGACCGGGCTTGATCCGACGGTGGCAGCCCCTGTGGCAATCGGCCAGGTGACCTGGCAGAATATTTTCGAAGGGCTGGTTGCTATCGACCGTGACGGCAAGATCGTCCCGCAACTGGCGAAAAGCTGGGAGATCTCCCCCGACGGTCTCACCTATACGTTCAAGCTCCAGGAGGGCGTGACCTTCCACGATGGCGAGGCATTCGATTCCTCCGTGGCGAAATTCACGCTCGACCGGGCGCGTGGCCCGGACTCGACCAATGGACAGAAACGGTTTTTCAGTGCCATCGACAGCATCGAGACGCCAGATAAGGCAACGCTGGTCTTGAAGCTGAAGGAACCGGCGGGCTCGCTGCTCTACTGGCTGGGCTGGCCCGCCTCCGTGATGGTTGCCCCGAAAACTGCTGCTGACGACAAGACCAATCCCATCGGCACCGGCCCATTCAAATTCGTCAGCTGGGCCAAGGGCGACCGGGTGGAGCTTGCCGCCAACCCTGATTACTGGAACAAGCAGGTGAAGCTTGGCCTCGACAAGGTGGTGTTCCGCTTCATTCCCGATGCCCAGGCCCAGGCGGCGGCTCTGAAATCCGGCGGCGTCGATGCCTTTCCAGAGTTCAGCGCGCCGGAACTGATGGACAGTTTCAAGGACGACGCCAAGCTTGCGACTGTTATCGGCAATACCGAGTTGAAGGTCGTGGCGGGCATGAACAACACCCGCAAGCCGTTCAACGACAAGCGCGTGCGCCAGGCGCTGATGATGGCGATTGATCGTTCGACGCTGGTGGAAGGCGCGTGGTCCGGCTACGGCACTGTGATCGGCAGCCATTATACGCCGAACGATCCGGGCTATATCGATACAACCAAGGTCCTGCCCTATAACCCGGAAAAGGCTAAGGCGCTTCTGGAGGAAGCTGGCTATCCGAATGGGTTCAGCTTCACCATCAAGACCCCGCAAATGACCTATGCGCCGCGCAGCGCCGAAATCATGCAGGCCATGCTGGCCGAAATCGGCGTGACGATGACGATAGAACCCACAGAGTTTCCCGGAAAATGGGTCTCGGATGTGTTCAAGGGTACGGATTACGACATGACCATTGTTGCTCATGCCGAGCCTGTTGATATCGATATCTATGCCCGCGACCCCTATTATTTCAACTATAAGAACCCGGTCTTCAACGAGACGATCAAGAAAATCCAGGCCACATCCGATCCGGCGGCCCAGGCCACGCTTTACGGTCAGGCGCAGCAGATTCTTGCCGAGGATGTGCCAGCGCTCTACCTGTTCGTGATGCCGAAGCTTGGTGTGTGGAACAAGAAGATCAAGGGCTTGTGGGAGAACGAACCGATCCCCGCCAATGTTCTGACGGATGTGCATTGGGAGGATTGATCCTGATCGGCGATGACCTGAAACGGTCATCGCCCTCCCGATGTGAAGGCACATTGGCCTGATACAAGTGCACGTGGGATTGACTGCTTCGTCCTTGCACGGAGCCGGTCCCCAAAAATCCGTGCGGAAGGAAAACCAGAGATGCTTGCCCTTATTCTCAGGCGGCTGGGCGGCCTTGTCCTGACACTGGCTGCCGTGTCCATCCTGATTTTTATCCTGATGGATGTGCTGCCCGGCGATCCCGCCGCCGTCATGCTCGGCACCTCGGCAAGCCCCGATACGCTGGCGGCGCTGCGCCATGAGCTTGGCCTCGATCAACCGCTGGCGATCCGCTATCTGCACTGGTTGGCAGGCGCCCTGACAGGGGATTTGGGTCAGTCCTATACCTATGGCGTGCCGGTGGCTGGCCTGATCGGCGAGCGCCTGACCGTCACGCTGCCTTTGGCGGTGATGGCGATCCTTCTGTCCATGGCAATCGCCATCCCGATGGGTGTCGCTTCGGCCTCCCGCCGCAATAGCGGTTTCGATTATACGGCTGGCTTTCTGTCGCAACTGTTCATCGCCGTTCCGGGCTTCTGGGTCGGCCTGTTGCTGGTGCTTGGCTTTTCCATCGGTCTTGGCTGGATGCCGGCTGGAGGCTTTGCCGGATGGCAGGCAGGGTTTGGCCCGGCACTGCTGTCGCTGACCCTGCCAGCCGTCGCACTGGCGCTGCCACAGGCAGGCGTATTGACCCGAGTCACCCGCTCGGCGGTGCTTGACGTGATGAACGAGGATTTCGTCCGCACCGCCCGCGCCAAGGGCCTGACACGGCGGGCGGCTTTGTGGCGTCATGCGGTACCGAATGCGCTGGTGCCGGTCATGACCATTCTTGGCCTGCAATTCACCTTCCTGATCGCCGGGGCCATCCTGATTGAAAATGTCTTCAACCTGCCGGGGCTGGGGCGGCTTGCCTATCAGGCGCTGAACCAGCGCGACATCATCGTCATGCAGGATGTCGTCCTGTTCTTCGCAGGCCTGGTCATCATCATGAATTTCCTTGTCGATCTCTCTTATCTCGTGCTGGACCCAAGATTGCGGGGCAGGGGCAAATGACCACGACCGTGACAACCTCAAAACCGTCTACCAGACGGCTCACCCGTCTCTTTCTTCGCCCGACATTGCTGATCGGCGGGCTGATTATCATCCTGCTGGTGGCGATTGCCCTTCTGTCGCTGGTCTGGACACCGCTGCCGCCGACCCGCATGCAGATCGTCTACAAGCTGAAGCCGCCGCTGGTGCATGGCTTGCTGGGAACCGACCAGCTTGGCCGCGACCTGACCTCCATGCTGATGGTCGGCGCCTGGAACTCCCTGTCGACCGCCTTGGCGGCGGTGGTGCTTGGGGCGGGCGTCGGCACGCTGTTCGGCGTTACGGTTGCGGCGCGGCGCGGCATGGTCGAGGCGCTGACCATGCGGATCAATGATGTGATCTTCGCCATTCCGCCGATCCTGTCGGCCATGATGCTCGGCGCTCTGCTCGGCACGGGGCGGTTTACCGCCATTATCGCCATCGCGGTGTTCATGGTGCCGGTTTTTGCCCGCGTCACCGCCAGCGCGGCCCTTCAGGTCTGGTCGCGGGATTATGTGCTGGCGGCACGCGCCGCAGGCAAGGGTCAGGTGTTGATCACCGTCGAACATGTTCTTCCCAATATTGCCAGCCAGATCATCGTGCAGGTTGCCATCCAGCTTGGCCTGGCCATTCTGACCGAGGCGGGCTTGAGCTTTCTGGGGCTCGGCATGCCGCCACCAGCCCCCACCTGGGGGCGGATGCTGGCTGATTCCCAGACCTATCTGGCTGCCGCGCCCTGGCTTGCCATCCTGCCAGGCCTCGCCATCGCGCTCACCGTGCTTGGCTTCAATATGCTGGGCGATGGACTGCGCGATCTTCTCGACCCGCGTGAAAAGGGGCGCTCATGAGCGAACAACCGTTGCTCTCCATCCGCGATCTGTCCATTTCGGTGGATCTCCCCGATGGCCGTTCCACACCCATTATCGATGACCTGAGTTTTGATCTGCGGGCTGGAGAAACGCTTGGTATTGTCGGTGAAAGTGGCTCTGGAAAATCACTGGCATCGCTGGCGGTCATCGGACTTTTGCCCCGCGTTGCGCGCCCGACTGGCCAGATCCTGCTGGACGGAGAGGACTTGTTGAGCGCTAGCGAAGACCGGCTGTGCAAGATCCGTGGCAACCGGATCGGCATGATCTTCCAGGAGCCGTTGACAGCGCTTAATCCGGCGATGACCGTTGGCGACCAGATTGCCGAAGGCCTGGTCTGGCATCGCGGTCTCAGCTGGCGGCAGGCGCGCCGCGAGGCGGTGGAGCTTCTCGATCAGGTCCGTATTCCCGATGCCAAGCGGCGGGCCGTGACCTACCCGCATGAAATGTCCGGCGGCCAGCGCCAGCGGGTCGGCATCGCCATCGCGCTGGCCTTGAAACCGGCACTGATGATCGCCGACGAGCCGACCACGGCGCTCGATGTGACGGTTCAGGCCGAAGTGCTGGATATTCTCGATGATCTCGTGCGCGAATACCGGATGGCGCTGATCCTCGTCAGCCACGATCTCGGCGTCATCGCCCGCATGTGCGACCGAACCCTGGTTCTCTATGCCGGAAGGCGGATGGAGGAAGGCCCGACCCGCGATGTTCTGACCTCTCCGCTCAATCCCTATACGCGCGGCCTGCTATCCGCGGTGCCTAAGCGGGTGCCTGGAAAGGACGGCGAGCAAGGCAGGCTTGCCACCATTCCCGGCACGGTTCCAGGGTTTGCACAGCTGCCGGAAGGCTGCTGTTTTTCCGACCGTTGTCCTGATGTGATGACGGAATGTCGTCTCACTGCGCCGGGCTGGTCGAGGCATGGGGAGGATCGCGGCGTGCGCTGTCTGCGCGCTGAGCAAGGGGAGATCCGCGGATGACCGACACCAGCCTTCTCGATATCCGCATGCTTGCCCGCGACTATACCAGCCGTCCGCTGTTCGGGAAGCCGCATAACAGCCGGGCGCTGGACGAGGTTTCGCTGACGATTGGGCGCGGTGAGATCTATGGCATTGTCGGCGAAAGCGGCTGCGGCAAATCCACCCTAGCCCGGCTGGTGATGGCGCTTGATCGTCCGACATCAGGCCATGTCCTGTTTGATGGCGACGATCTGTTTTCGCTGTCGCCAGAAGCGCTGAAGCGTAAGCGGCAGGCCTTCCAGATGGTGTTTCAGGACCCGTTCGGCTCGCTTGATCCACGCCAGACCATCGGGCGGATCATCGCCGAACCCTTGCATGTGCTGACGCCAAAACCTGGCAAGATAGCAATCCGCGACAAAGTCGCCGCCATGCTGGAAAGCGTCGGCTTGCAGGCAGGTCATGCACAACGCTATCCGCATGAGTTTTCCGGCGGCCAGCGCCAGCGCATCGCCATTGCCCGCGCCTTGATCACCGAACCAAAACTTGTGGTGGCCGATGAGGCGGTCTCGGCGCTCGATCTCTCTGTCCAGGGGCAGGTTCTCAACCTATTGACGGATCTGCGCCGCATACGCGGCGTCAGCTTTCTGTTCATCACCCATAATCTGGCGGTGGTGGATTGTATCGCTGATCGGGTCGGGGTGATGTATCGCGGCAGGCTGGTGGAGCAGGGACCGGCCCATGCGGTTTTCGAGCAGCCCCTGCATCCCTATACGAAAATTCTGGCTGATGCCGAGCCAAGCGTTCACCGTTTCGGCAGGCCGCAAAAGCCTGCCCCTCTGCCTGATATCAGCGGCGATCCCGATATCGGCTGCGCGTTCCGTGCGCGCTGTCCGCTGGCGCAGACACGTTGCACCATTGAGCCGCCAGTGCTGCGGGAGATCATGCCCGGACGTGAGGCGGCCTGCCATCGTGCCGAGGTGATGGCAGGGACCGATAGCTTCATCCGATAAAGACCAAAGATAGAGAAAGCCAGGAATGACCGATCTTGTTGATTTGACCATCCGGGAGCTGATTGCCGGTTTCAGCGCCAAGACGTTGTCGCCGGAAGACTATTGGAACGCCGTCGAGGCCCGGATCGATGCTTTCGAGCCGTCTGTTCAGGCGCTTTACCTCTATGATCCCCAAAGCGCCCGCGCCCAGGCCCGCGCCTCGACGGATCGCTGGCAGCGCGGCGCGTCGCTTGGCCCGCTCGACGGCATTCCTGTCTCACTGAAGGAGCTGATTGCCACCAAAGGCCAGCCGGTGCCGCTCGGCACGGCCGCTGTCGATCTCGTACCGGCTGCGGCAGACGCGCCGATTGCGGCCCGGATGCGCGAGGATGGGGCGGTGATTTTCGCCAAGACCACGTGCCCGGATTACGGCATGCTGTCTTCCGGCCTGTCGAGTTTTCATCCGCTCAGCCGCAATCCCTGGGATCTGAGCCAAAATCCTGGTGGCTCCAGCGCCGGTGCGGCAGCGGCGGGGGCTGCCGGGTTCGGCCCGCTGCATATCGGCACGGATATTGGCGGCTCGGTGCGCCTGCCCGCCGGATGGACCGGGCTGTTCGGCTTTAAGCCCAGCCATGGTCGCATCCCGGTCGATCCCTATTATGTCGGGCGTTGCGCCGGGCCAATGACCCGCTGTGTCGATGATGCCGCCTATTCGATGATGACCTTGGCCCGCCCGGACTGGCGCGACGGCACCAGCCTGCCTCCTGAGGCGATCAACTGGCTGGACGAGGATATCGATATCAGCGGCATGAAAATCGGTGTCATGTTGGACGCTGGCTGCGGTCTTGCAGCTGAACCAGAGGTGCGCGAGGCAATTATCGCTGCCGCCAGGCGCTTCGAGGCGGCAGGGGCCGAGGTTTTCGAGGTAGGCCCGGTGATGAACCGCGCCATGCTGGATGGGCTGGATGTGTTCTGGCGGGCAAAATTCTGGGGCGATATTGCCGCGCTCAGCACGGAAAAGCGACAGATGATCCTGCCCTACATCTATGAATGGGCCGAGGGTGGTGCCAATGTCAGCGGTGTCGATGCGGTTAAGGGCTTTGGCCAGACCATCGAGATGCGCAAGACCTGCGGCGCGCTGTTTACCCGCGTCGATGCGGTTCTGTCGCCGGTCAATCCGGTCGTTTCCTACCCGGCAGAGTGGGCCTCGCCGACCAATGATCCGCAAAAGCCATTCGAGCATATCGGCTTCACCGTGCCGTGGAACATGTCGGAACAGCCTGCGGCATCGATCAATTGCGGCTTTTCAAACAGCGGCATGCCGATTGGCTTGCAGATTGTCGGTCCGCGATTTGCCGATCTGACCGTGCTGAAACTGTCGAAACTGTTTGAAAGCTGGACCGGGCGGATCAGCACTTGGCCGCAGCCGCCACGGTCTTGAGGGGCTTATACAAAGGTTCATTGAAAGTGACTCTTTGTGTTCTTCACAATACACGACGCAAACGTTTTCATGTGCCGCTTACCCCCCTCTGTCCTGCCGGACATCTCCCCCTCACGGGGGGAGATCGGATAGACTTTTCCGCCCAACTTATCGACTACCGTCGTGATCTCCGACATTTTGAACGCTAAATGTGAAGCGAAACGCTCGCTCCGAGTCGATCTCCCTCCTTGAGGGGGAGATGCCTGGCAAGGCAGAGGGGGGTAAGCGGCAGATAAAAACCTTTGCATTGTGTACTGTGCATATTTTCAATGTCTTCAAGTCGGGGATGCGTCAGCATCTTCGAGACTTGGTATTATTGAGGCTCAAAGGCTGGCAATATACGCCCGCCAGCCACCCAAATGCGTAATATCCTCCGCACCTTCGACCGCTGAAGGCTCGACGAGAAAGCCCTTGGCGCTCGAACCGTCATCGAGGAATACCGTGCCGATACACATCGGCGAAGGGATCATGTTGACGAACTGGCCGAAGCCTGCGGGTGTGAGCTGCCAGATTTCCACGGCAATCGCGGCACCTTGCTCGACCCGGACGAGGCCGGGCTTGGGCGGTGTCTGGTTGGGCAGGGCAAACAGTTTGTAGCTGGCCGATGTTGTTCCAGCCCGTAGGAACCTGGCGTTGAGGCTGGTCAGTTGGTGATTGAGCGGCATGCCGGACAGATGTGCGCCGACGACGATGACAGGGATCAAACCCTCGGCCTTTTCTACGGGCATTTTAAGTGCTTGCGGCAGCGGCCATCCGGTGGCGCCGACGGTGGTGCAAAGGCGGTTGTGCAAGGCAGAACCCAGCGCTGCGGTCAGGCCATCGGCCCCGAAGGGTGCCAGCAGCGTGACGCTGGATGGCAGTCCATCGCCGCGTGTGCCGGTCGGCACGGCAATGCCGCACATGTCCAGAAGATTGACGAAATTGGTATAGGTGCCGAGGCGTGAATTGGCCTTGATTGGCTCTTCTTGCAGATCGGCCAGTGTGTAATGGGTTGGGGCTGTCGGCACGCAGATCACATCGACGGAGGCGATCACCGGCGTCAACTGCTGCTTCAGCGCTTGCAGCCGGTACATGCCGGAAAACGCATCGGCGGCAGTCAGGGTTTTGGCGGCGCTGTAGATCTTGTGCGTGACCGGATGGAAGCTTTCGGGCTTTGCATCGAAAAATTCTTTGACTGCCGCATAGCGCTCGGCCACCCAGGCGCCTTCATAAAGCAGGTTTGCAACCTCAAAGAAGCCGGAAAACGGCAGGTCTACAAGCGTGTGACCCATGGCCGATAATTCTGTCAGCGCATTATCGAAACTCGCGTCCATAAGGCTATCGCCGAAGAATTCGCGGTCGGCCTTGGCGGGAACGCCAATGCGCAGGACTGGTGCGGAGGCCAACGCATGGCCGGTCGGCATGGAGCGGGAATAAGCGTCCGTTGCGTCGGGTTTCGCGGCGACGGTGAAGACCTTATGAGCATCTTCCACCGTCAGCGCGAAGATCGATACGCAATCGAGGGTGCGGCAGGCGGGGATGACGCCAGTGGCAGACAGCGCCCCGACCGAGGGCTTCAACCCGACAATATTGTTCAAACCCGCCGGAATGCGGCCAGAGCCTGCGGTATCGGTGCCGAGCGCGAAGCTGACAATGCCCTGCGCCGTCGCCACCGCCGAACCGGAACTGGAGCCGCCCGGCACCAGTTTGGGGTCGATTGCGTTGCGGGGAATGGCATGCGGCGTGCGCACGCCGACCAGGCCGGTGGCGAACTGGTCGAGATTGGTCTTGCCGATCACCAGGGCGCCCGCGTCTTTCAACAGGCGCACCACAGTCGCATCGGTTTCGGGCGTATAGGCATAGTCCGGGCAGGCGGCGGTGGTCGGCAGGCCCGCGGCATCGATATTGTCCTTGACGGCAAAAGGAATGCCCCAGAGCGGCTTTGTCTCCGGTGAAAAAGCGCCGAGCGCCTGCGCCTGATCCAGCAGCTCCGCCTTGTCGGAAAGCTTAAGGAAAATGCCGGGATCATTGATGGTGGCGATGCGCGAAAATACCTCTTCGATCATTGCCTGTAGCGTCCAGCCAGAGGCATAGGCGGCGTGAAGCGATGCAATATCAAAAGCTTGAGAAAATGCCATGGATCAATTTTCCAATAGTGTTACGGGGCGATCCCATTGGATCAGGACGGTGCAGCCATCAATGCTCCACACAGAATGTTCAGTGCCTGCCGCATTGACGATATAGGAGCCGGCGCCATAGGTGCCGGTCTCGTCCGACTGACTGCCTTCCAGCACCAGAATGGTTTCCAGCCCTTCGTGGCGGTGGCGGGGAACCGAGGCTCCGGCCTGATAGGCCAGAAGGGCGACGCCGGGCTGGTCGCCCTCAACGCGGCGTATCCAGTGAATGGTCACACCCTCGCGGAAGGGCTCATAGGGCAGGCTTTTCCAGCCCCCGGCCAGCATATTGTCACGGGTCGTTTCAGCCATGGGCAAGCGCCTCCAGAAAGGGGTCGAGATGGGCAGTCCAGCCGACAATGCCGCCTTGGGCGCGGATCATCTCCAGGGTTGATTGTTTGAAGGCCGGGAAATAGCTGGCGGTGGCTTCTTCAATCAGCAGGCAGTCATAGCCCCGGTCATTGGCTTCGCGCATCGTGGTCTGCACGCAGACCTCGGTGGTGACACCGGCAAAGATCAGCTGGGTAATGCCGCGCGCTGTAAGCTCTTCGCCGAGACTGGTTGCATAGAACGCACCCTTGCCGGGCTTTTCGATCACCAACTCACCGTCAACAGGCGCAAGTTCTGGCAGAATTCCGGTGCCGTATTCTCCTGCAATCAGGATGCGGCCCATCGGTCCCTCATCACCTATCCGCAGAGTGGGATTGCCGCGATTGCGCTTGGCATCCGGTAGGTCGGAGAGATCGGGCCTGTGGCATTCCATCGTGTGGATTACGGTAAGGCCGTGGGCGCGGGCCGCCTCCAGCAGGTGTTTGACATCCGGCACGATGGCGCTGACGAGGCTGACATCATTGCCAAGCGTCTCGCCAAAGCCGCCCGGTTCGGTGAAATCGCGCTGCATGTCGATGATGACAAGCGCCGCCTGGTCCAGTTTCAACGGGAAGGCAAAGGGTTGGGCCTTGATATCCACCATCATGCATGTCCTGCCATATGGGCGCCGATCACGGCAATGTCGGCGCCGCGCGCCGGGGTCTCGTACACCAGCCTGCCATCCGACATCACGACAATGCGGTCAGACATTTCCATCAACTCGTCCAGATCCTCGGAAAACAGCAGCACGGCACTGCCATTGTTGCGCGCCTTCATGATCCGGGCGCGGATTTCAGCGACGGCGGAGAAATCCAGACCAAAACATGGGTTGGAGACAACCAGCAGATCGACATCGCCGGTCAGCTCTCGCGCCAGCACGGCGCGCTGCACATTGCCACCCGACAGCGAGGCAATCGGCGAGGCTGGAGAGGCGGTCTTGACCTTGAAATCGGCAATCAACCGCCCGGCTGTCTCGCGCATCGCCTTGGCATTCAGCCAGAACCGGGTCTTTCCCCTGGCATCCACATCAAAATCGCGAAAACTCAGGTTCTCAGCCACCGACATTCTGGGCGCACAGGCATTCAGCAGCGGTTCTTCCGGGATAAAGCGAACATTGGCGGCCCGCGTTTCCTGACGGGTGGTCGTATAGGGCCGGTCCTTGACGGTGATGTCGCCCGCCTCAGCGGGTCGTTGCCCGGCCAGCACTTCGGCCAATTCCTTTTGGCCATTGCCGGAAATGCCGGCAATCCCGACGATTTCGCCAGCTCTGACGTTGAGATCATCAACCTCGATGCTTTTCAAGCCGCTGCGGTCACGGGTTTTCATCCCCCGGATCGCCAGGATGGAGGGGCTGGCGTCTGCGACCGGCAAGCGGCTGTCGAGTTCTGCCAGTTTGACATCGCCGATCATCATGGCCGCCATGTCCTGCGTCGTCAGGTCGGCTGTGCGGCCTGAGCCGACCAGCTTGCCCCGCCGCAGCACAGACACCGCATCCGCGAATTTGCGCACCTCATGGAATTTGTGGGAAATCATCAGCACGGTCAGCGCACCACGCTCGGTCATGCCCCGGACCAGACCCAGCATGTCGTCGGCCTCGGCGGGCGTCAGCACCGATGTCGGCTCGTCAAGGATCAGGAACCGGCGTCCGAGATAGAGCTGTTTGATGATTTCCAGCTTCTGCTTTTCACCCGCCGACAATTCCCGCACCGGGCGCTCCAGTGGGATCTGGAAGGGCATGGTCGCCATGAAATCTTTGAGCGCCTGGCGCTCTCGCCGCCAGTTGATCATCGCAGGCACGGCATTGCGGCTGATGACCAGGTTTTCCGCGCCGGTCAGCGATGGCACCAGTGTGAAATGCTGGTAGACCATGCCAAGTCCCAGGGCTGCCGCATCGCGGGGCGAGGCGATCTCCACCTCCCGGTCCTCGACCAGCAATTGGCCCGAGGTCTGGCGGTAAAAGCCCATGATGCATTTGACCAGGGTTGATTTGCCCGCGCCGTTTTCGCCTAGCAAGGCGTGAAACGAACCGGCCTGCACCTTGATGGAGACGGCATCCAGGGCGGTGAAGCTGCCGAACCGCATGGTCATGGCGGCGGTCTCGATGCTGATGGCGCTTGCGCTGGGCTTCATATCACGTCCTCCCGCTCGACAATAATTGCCACCGGCCCGCCGCCGGGCGGTCCCTGATGTTCGGCTCCACCAGACACATACAGGTCCGTTTCCCCAAACACGCCAGCCAGCACGCCGCCGACAAAGGCGCGGGCGTGGCGGGTGCCGGAAATGTCGCTATCCTCAAGCATGGTGTGGCGCTTGCCCCGCACTGTTCCACGCGGATCGGGTTCGGCCTTGGCCAGCACGGCACTCAGTTTTCCAAGCGGCATGTCGGACCAGGCGGCCCGCACGCTCGGCGCATCCATGGCGTCGAACATCACCGTATGGGTCATGGCAAATGGCCCGCTCCAGTGATCGCTCATGCCGAGAACGATGATTTCGTGATCGGTCAATTCCACGCCCGCCGAGGTGGAGGCACGTGCAGAATAAAGGTCGAGCGTGCGGCAGATGTCGGTGTCCTTGATATCGTCCATGTCAAGCTCGCCCAGCGCCACGGCGACGCCAAGCGCCGAGGCGCCACGTGAATAACCCATGGATTTCAGCGTCTCGGCAATAACCGTGCGTTTGCCACGCGCCTGCGCTTGCGCCACCCGCGCCGAGGTCAGCAGCGGGCATTTGATCTGCACGAAATGCACGTCCGCCGGATTGTCTATCCCGGCATCAACTATTGCGGCACGCACGCCCTGGGCGACCAGATCCACCTGTTCCTTGCGGCCCAGATGTTCCGGCAGGAGCGAGGCGGTGCGGGCAACGCCGATGGCGAGTGAGCGGTTGGGCGCTGCCTCCACCCGTTCACGGGCAAAAATCGTCCAATGGGGCGACAGCGCCCCTTCGGTGCCGCCGGACATGACGATGGAAACGCCTGTCACACCAAGGCGGGCAAACAGCTGTTCGAATGTGGCTGTCGCAAAGCCACGGGTGAAATCGTTGACGCAGCCA is a genomic window containing:
- the atzF gene encoding allophanate hydrolase; the protein is MAFSQAFDIASLHAAYASGWTLQAMIEEVFSRIATINDPGIFLKLSDKAELLDQAQALGAFSPETKPLWGIPFAVKDNIDAAGLPTTAACPDYAYTPETDATVVRLLKDAGALVIGKTNLDQFATGLVGVRTPHAIPRNAIDPKLVPGGSSSGSAVATAQGIVSFALGTDTAGSGRIPAGLNNIVGLKPSVGALSATGVIPACRTLDCVSIFALTVEDAHKVFTVAAKPDATDAYSRSMPTGHALASAPVLRIGVPAKADREFFGDSLMDASFDNALTELSAMGHTLVDLPFSGFFEVANLLYEGAWVAERYAAVKEFFDAKPESFHPVTHKIYSAAKTLTAADAFSGMYRLQALKQQLTPVIASVDVICVPTAPTHYTLADLQEEPIKANSRLGTYTNFVNLLDMCGIAVPTGTRGDGLPSSVTLLAPFGADGLTAALGSALHNRLCTTVGATGWPLPQALKMPVEKAEGLIPVIVVGAHLSGMPLNHQLTSLNARFLRAGTTSASYKLFALPNQTPPKPGLVRVEQGAAIAVEIWQLTPAGFGQFVNMIPSPMCIGTVFLDDGSSAKGFLVEPSAVEGAEDITHLGGWRAYIASL
- a CDS encoding cupin domain-containing protein; the encoded protein is MAETTRDNMLAGGWKSLPYEPFREGVTIHWIRRVEGDQPGVALLAYQAGASVPRHRHEGLETILVLEGSQSDETGTYGAGSYIVNAAGTEHSVWSIDGCTVLIQWDRPVTLLEN
- a CDS encoding amidase translates to MTDLVDLTIRELIAGFSAKTLSPEDYWNAVEARIDAFEPSVQALYLYDPQSARAQARASTDRWQRGASLGPLDGIPVSLKELIATKGQPVPLGTAAVDLVPAAADAPIAARMREDGAVIFAKTTCPDYGMLSSGLSSFHPLSRNPWDLSQNPGGSSAGAAAAGAAGFGPLHIGTDIGGSVRLPAGWTGLFGFKPSHGRIPVDPYYVGRCAGPMTRCVDDAAYSMMTLARPDWRDGTSLPPEAINWLDEDIDISGMKIGVMLDAGCGLAAEPEVREAIIAAARRFEAAGAEVFEVGPVMNRAMLDGLDVFWRAKFWGDIAALSTEKRQMILPYIYEWAEGGANVSGVDAVKGFGQTIEMRKTCGALFTRVDAVLSPVNPVVSYPAEWASPTNDPQKPFEHIGFTVPWNMSEQPAASINCGFSNSGMPIGLQIVGPRFADLTVLKLSKLFESWTGRISTWPQPPRS
- a CDS encoding ABC transporter ATP-binding protein — encoded protein: MKPSASAISIETAAMTMRFGSFTALDAVSIKVQAGSFHALLGENGAGKSTLVKCIMGFYRQTSGQLLVEDREVEIASPRDAAALGLGMVYQHFTLVPSLTGAENLVISRNAVPAMINWRRERQALKDFMATMPFQIPLERPVRELSAGEKQKLEIIKQLYLGRRFLILDEPTSVLTPAEADDMLGLVRGMTERGALTVLMISHKFHEVRKFADAVSVLRRGKLVGSGRTADLTTQDMAAMMIGDVKLAELDSRLPVADASPSILAIRGMKTRDRSGLKSIEVDDLNVRAGEIVGIAGISGNGQKELAEVLAGQRPAEAGDITVKDRPYTTTRQETRAANVRFIPEEPLLNACAPRMSVAENLSFRDFDVDARGKTRFWLNAKAMRETAGRLIADFKVKTASPASPIASLSGGNVQRAVLARELTGDVDLLVVSNPCFGLDFSAVAEIRARIMKARNNGSAVLLFSEDLDELMEMSDRIVVMSDGRLVYETPARGADIAVIGAHMAGHA
- a CDS encoding ring-opening amidohydrolase — protein: MTTCFRASVYRVAASAPDDISGVEALIASGLDPHSIVAVLGKTEGNGCVNDFTRGFATATFEQLFARLGVTGVSIVMSGGTEGALSPHWTIFARERVEAAPNRSLAIGVARTASLLPEHLGRKEQVDLVAQGVRAAIVDAGIDNPADVHFVQIKCPLLTSARVAQAQARGKRTVIAETLKSMGYSRGASALGVAVALGELDMDDIKDTDICRTLDLYSARASTSAGVELTDHEIIVLGMSDHWSGPFAMTHTVMFDAMDAPSVRAAWSDMPLGKLSAVLAKAEPDPRGTVRGKRHTMLEDSDISGTRHARAFVGGVLAGVFGETDLYVSGGAEHQGPPGGGPVAIIVEREDVI
- a CDS encoding cysteine hydrolase family protein, with the protein product MVDIKAQPFAFPLKLDQAALVIIDMQRDFTEPGGFGETLGNDVSLVSAIVPDVKHLLEAARAHGLTVIHTMECHRPDLSDLPDAKRNRGNPTLRIGDEGPMGRILIAGEYGTGILPELAPVDGELVIEKPGKGAFYATSLGEELTARGITQLIFAGVTTEVCVQTTMREANDRGYDCLLIEEATASYFPAFKQSTLEMIRAQGGIVGWTAHLDPFLEALAHG